A single Cottoperca gobio chromosome 5, fCotGob3.1, whole genome shotgun sequence DNA region contains:
- the ecm2 gene encoding extracellular matrix protein 2 isoform X3 gives MRWWLVATSLWLLVVLTVSDAQARIRPRNQDGEIRRGKRKRDGHGPRGARGGQPKPFKIRLVPGPSVTAEPGEKQRNTLFLESYKNLEDQHSSYNVIPDPDLSLDLSGDSPVPNDPGDPVTQGEIQRILRREEEEHREEEDRLRKKDEARKNKRRQRKEQAEKQRKIVEDKRKEEHEALRLQVEREEEEWKRLVEELEKKRLEKKRQVEEDRRQKESAEREAREKEWKLEEERRWQEERLREELLALVEEEEEELEEEVEEEVEEEVWLRGDVFKMPLKEPEEEVDLFPAPIPRPPAATENELEEMEAEAEEAEEEGEEGEEREVVVVNRGRLPPGCQISDATLECDNAKLTYFPPLSIPELRSLSLEGNNIASIPAEAFNGIPNLEWINLKKNMLTSNSIDAKAFKGLKMLRRLYLDGNLLEAVPADLPPSLQELKISENRLRGIHDNSFQDLSSLVILELEGNLLSEGNVNPLAFAPLIQLSYLRLGRNHFRTVPQGLPTSLLELYLENNLIEEISETVFNQTQSLNVVSLRHNRLDETKIAPLAWFNHRNLESIDLSHNDLYLVPSYLPRSLVHLVLLGNNIERIPGYVFAHMDPGLEYLYLSYNKLDGEAVEPESFFGSYHSMVELCLDHNQLISVPSGINEMTNLHFLRLNNNKIRSIPDEGICDPHHSGDSTLVALRLENNYIDPQRISPTAFSCVRSSSSVVLRPQKTK, from the exons ATGAGGTGGTGGCTGGTAGCGACCAGTTTGTGGCTGCTAGTGGTCCTGACCGTCTCGGACGCCCAGGCCAGGATCAGACCTCGCAACCAGGACGGTGAGATCCGCcgggggaagaggaagagggacgGACACG GTCCACGGGGTGCCAGAGGTGGGCAACCTAAACCTTTCAAGATCAGACTGGTTCCTGGTCCCAGCGTCACAGCGGAGCCTGGAGAGAAGCAAAGAAACACTCTGTTCCTGGAATCCTACAAGAACCTCGAAGATCAGCACTCCAGCTACAACGTTATCCCAG ACCCTGACCTCAGCCTTGACCTTTCTGGTGACTCCCCAGTTCCCAACGACCCCGGCGATCCCGTGACCCAGGGGGAGATCCAGCGAATCCTCAGgcgggaggaagaggagcaccGCGAGGAAGAGGACCGCCTGAGGAAGAAGGATGAGGCGAGGAAGAATAAGAGAAGGCAGAGGAAGGAGCAGGCGGAGAAACAAAGGAAGATAGTGGAGgacaagaggaaggaagagCACGAGGCGCTAAGGctgcaggtggagagagaggaggaggagtggaagaggctggtggaggagctggagaagaagagactggagaagaagagacaggttGAGGAAGACAGGAGGCAGAAGGAGTCAGCGGAGAGAGAAGCTAGGGAGAAGGAATGGAAGctagaggaggaaaggaggtgGCAGGAAGAGAGGCTGAGGGAGGAACTTCTGGCTctagtggaggaagaggaagaggagctggaggaggaggtagaagaggaggtagaggaggaggtgtgGCTGAGAGGAGATGTGTTTAAGATGCCCCTAAAAGAACCTGAAGAAGAAGTAGATCTCTTTCCTGCTCCGATACCAAGACCTCCTGCTGCGACAGAGAACGAGCTGGAGGAGATGGAAGCGGAGGCGGAGGAGGcagaagaggaaggggaggaaggggaggagagggaggtggtggtggtgaacAGAGGAAGACTCCCTCCAGGCTGCCAGATCTCTGATGCCACTCTGGAATGTGACAACGCCAAACTCACCTACTTCCCTCCTCTATCCATACCTGAGCTCAGGTCTCTCAGTCTGGAGG GCAACAACATCGCCAGCATCCCAGCAGAAGCCTTCAACGGCATCCCCAACCTGGAATGGATCAACCTGAAGAAAAACATGCTCACCTCTAACAGCATTGATGCTAAAGCCTTCAAA ggtctGAAGATGCTAAGGCGTCTGTACTTGGACGGGAACCTTCTGGAAGCCGTGCCCGCTGACCTGCCACCCAGCCTGCAGGAGCTGAAGATCAGTGAGAATAGACTGAGAGGAATCCATGACAACAGCTTCCAAG ATCTGAGCAGCCTGGTGATTCTGGAGTTGGAGGGAAATCTGCTGAGTGAGGGGAATGTAAATCCTCTGGCCTTCGCACCCCTCATCCAGCTCTCCTACCTCCGACTGGGCAGGAACCACTTCCGCACCGTACCACAAGGCCTTCCCACATCACTGCtg GAGCTGTACTTGGAGAACAACCTGATCGAGGAAATCTCAGAGACAGTTTTCAATCAGACCCAAAGCCTGAACGTGGTTTCTCTGAGACACAACAGGCTGGACGAGACCAAGATCGCCCCGCTGGCCTGGTTCAACCACAG AAATCTGGAGTCCATCGACCTTTCACATAATGACCTTTACCTGGTTCCATCATACCTGCCCAGATCTCTGGTCCACTTGGTGCTGTTGGGGAACAACATAGAGAGGATACCTG GTTACGTGTTCGCCCACATGGACCCTGGGTTAGAGTACCTCTACCTCTCTTACAACAAGCTTGATGGGGAGGCAGTGGAGCCCGAGTCGTTCTTCGGCTCGTACCACTCCATGGTGGAGCTGTGTCTGGATCACAACCAGCTGATCTCTGTCCCGTCTGGCATCAACGAGATGACCAACTTACACTTCCTCAgactcaacaacaacaagatcAG GAGTATCCCTGACGAAGGAATCTGTGACCCACACCACAGCGGAGACTCCACTCTGGTGGCTCTGAGACTGGAAAACAACTACATCGACCCCCAGAGGATCTCCCCCACAGCCTTCTCCTGTGTACGCTCCTCCTCCAGTGTGGTCTTAAGACCCCAGAAAACCAAGTGA
- the ecm2 gene encoding extracellular matrix protein 2 isoform X4: MRWWLVATSLWLLVVLTVSDAQARIRPRNQDGEIRRGKRKRDGHGPRGARGGQPKPFKIRLVPGPSVTAEPGEKQRNTLFLESYKNLEDQHSSYNVIPVPNDPGDPVTQGEIQRILRREEEEHREEEDRLRKKDEARKNKRRQRKEQAEKQRKIVEDKRKEEHEALRLQVEREEEEWKRLVEELEKKRLEKKRQVEEDRRQKESAEREAREKEWKLEEERRWQEERLREELLALVEEEEEELEEEVEEEVEEEVWLRGDVFKMPLKEPEEEVDLFPAPIPRPPAATENELEEMEAEAEEAEEEGEEGEEREVVVVNRGRLPPGCQISDATLECDNAKLTYFPPLSIPELRSLSLEGNNIASIPAEAFNGIPNLEWINLKKNMLTSNSIDAKAFKGLKMLRRLYLDGNLLEAVPADLPPSLQELKISENRLRGIHDNSFQDLSSLVILELEGNLLSEGNVNPLAFAPLIQLSYLRLGRNHFRTVPQGLPTSLLELYLENNLIEEISETVFNQTQSLNVVSLRHNRLDETKIAPLAWFNHRNLESIDLSHNDLYLVPSYLPRSLVHLVLLGNNIERIPGYVFAHMDPGLEYLYLSYNKLDGEAVEPESFFGSYHSMVELCLDHNQLISVPSGINEMTNLHFLRLNNNKIRSIPDEGICDPHHSGDSTLVALRLENNYIDPQRISPTAFSCVRSSSSVVLRPQKTK, from the exons ATGAGGTGGTGGCTGGTAGCGACCAGTTTGTGGCTGCTAGTGGTCCTGACCGTCTCGGACGCCCAGGCCAGGATCAGACCTCGCAACCAGGACGGTGAGATCCGCcgggggaagaggaagagggacgGACACG GTCCACGGGGTGCCAGAGGTGGGCAACCTAAACCTTTCAAGATCAGACTGGTTCCTGGTCCCAGCGTCACAGCGGAGCCTGGAGAGAAGCAAAGAAACACTCTGTTCCTGGAATCCTACAAGAACCTCGAAGATCAGCACTCCAGCTACAACGTTATCCCAG TTCCCAACGACCCCGGCGATCCCGTGACCCAGGGGGAGATCCAGCGAATCCTCAGgcgggaggaagaggagcaccGCGAGGAAGAGGACCGCCTGAGGAAGAAGGATGAGGCGAGGAAGAATAAGAGAAGGCAGAGGAAGGAGCAGGCGGAGAAACAAAGGAAGATAGTGGAGgacaagaggaaggaagagCACGAGGCGCTAAGGctgcaggtggagagagaggaggaggagtggaagaggctggtggaggagctggagaagaagagactggagaagaagagacaggttGAGGAAGACAGGAGGCAGAAGGAGTCAGCGGAGAGAGAAGCTAGGGAGAAGGAATGGAAGctagaggaggaaaggaggtgGCAGGAAGAGAGGCTGAGGGAGGAACTTCTGGCTctagtggaggaagaggaagaggagctggaggaggaggtagaagaggaggtagaggaggaggtgtgGCTGAGAGGAGATGTGTTTAAGATGCCCCTAAAAGAACCTGAAGAAGAAGTAGATCTCTTTCCTGCTCCGATACCAAGACCTCCTGCTGCGACAGAGAACGAGCTGGAGGAGATGGAAGCGGAGGCGGAGGAGGcagaagaggaaggggaggaaggggaggagagggaggtggtggtggtgaacAGAGGAAGACTCCCTCCAGGCTGCCAGATCTCTGATGCCACTCTGGAATGTGACAACGCCAAACTCACCTACTTCCCTCCTCTATCCATACCTGAGCTCAGGTCTCTCAGTCTGGAGG GCAACAACATCGCCAGCATCCCAGCAGAAGCCTTCAACGGCATCCCCAACCTGGAATGGATCAACCTGAAGAAAAACATGCTCACCTCTAACAGCATTGATGCTAAAGCCTTCAAA ggtctGAAGATGCTAAGGCGTCTGTACTTGGACGGGAACCTTCTGGAAGCCGTGCCCGCTGACCTGCCACCCAGCCTGCAGGAGCTGAAGATCAGTGAGAATAGACTGAGAGGAATCCATGACAACAGCTTCCAAG ATCTGAGCAGCCTGGTGATTCTGGAGTTGGAGGGAAATCTGCTGAGTGAGGGGAATGTAAATCCTCTGGCCTTCGCACCCCTCATCCAGCTCTCCTACCTCCGACTGGGCAGGAACCACTTCCGCACCGTACCACAAGGCCTTCCCACATCACTGCtg GAGCTGTACTTGGAGAACAACCTGATCGAGGAAATCTCAGAGACAGTTTTCAATCAGACCCAAAGCCTGAACGTGGTTTCTCTGAGACACAACAGGCTGGACGAGACCAAGATCGCCCCGCTGGCCTGGTTCAACCACAG AAATCTGGAGTCCATCGACCTTTCACATAATGACCTTTACCTGGTTCCATCATACCTGCCCAGATCTCTGGTCCACTTGGTGCTGTTGGGGAACAACATAGAGAGGATACCTG GTTACGTGTTCGCCCACATGGACCCTGGGTTAGAGTACCTCTACCTCTCTTACAACAAGCTTGATGGGGAGGCAGTGGAGCCCGAGTCGTTCTTCGGCTCGTACCACTCCATGGTGGAGCTGTGTCTGGATCACAACCAGCTGATCTCTGTCCCGTCTGGCATCAACGAGATGACCAACTTACACTTCCTCAgactcaacaacaacaagatcAG GAGTATCCCTGACGAAGGAATCTGTGACCCACACCACAGCGGAGACTCCACTCTGGTGGCTCTGAGACTGGAAAACAACTACATCGACCCCCAGAGGATCTCCCCCACAGCCTTCTCCTGTGTACGCTCCTCCTCCAGTGTGGTCTTAAGACCCCAGAAAACCAAGTGA
- the ecm2 gene encoding extracellular matrix protein 2 isoform X2 has protein sequence MRWWLVATSLWLLVVLTVSDAQARIRPRNQDGEIRRGKRKRDGHGPRGARGGQPKPFKIRLVPGPSVTAEPGEKQRNTLFLESYKNLEDQHSSYNVIPGKQGQCVFQGLTMFDLAVWSPKPCVTCLCTGGRVVCDEITCPIMHCHFPFTPAGECCPVCMESVPNDPGDPVTQGEIQRILRREEEEHREEEDRLRKKDEARKNKRRQRKEQAEKQRKIVEDKRKEEHEALRLQVEREEEEWKRLVEELEKKRLEKKRQVEEDRRQKESAEREAREKEWKLEEERRWQEERLREELLALVEEEEEELEEEVEEEVEEEVWLRGDVFKMPLKEPEEEVDLFPAPIPRPPAATENELEEMEAEAEEAEEEGEEGEEREVVVVNRGRLPPGCQISDATLECDNAKLTYFPPLSIPELRSLSLEGNNIASIPAEAFNGIPNLEWINLKKNMLTSNSIDAKAFKGLKMLRRLYLDGNLLEAVPADLPPSLQELKISENRLRGIHDNSFQDLSSLVILELEGNLLSEGNVNPLAFAPLIQLSYLRLGRNHFRTVPQGLPTSLLELYLENNLIEEISETVFNQTQSLNVVSLRHNRLDETKIAPLAWFNHRNLESIDLSHNDLYLVPSYLPRSLVHLVLLGNNIERIPGYVFAHMDPGLEYLYLSYNKLDGEAVEPESFFGSYHSMVELCLDHNQLISVPSGINEMTNLHFLRLNNNKIRSIPDEGICDPHHSGDSTLVALRLENNYIDPQRISPTAFSCVRSSSSVVLRPQKTK, from the exons ATGAGGTGGTGGCTGGTAGCGACCAGTTTGTGGCTGCTAGTGGTCCTGACCGTCTCGGACGCCCAGGCCAGGATCAGACCTCGCAACCAGGACGGTGAGATCCGCcgggggaagaggaagagggacgGACACG GTCCACGGGGTGCCAGAGGTGGGCAACCTAAACCTTTCAAGATCAGACTGGTTCCTGGTCCCAGCGTCACAGCGGAGCCTGGAGAGAAGCAAAGAAACACTCTGTTCCTGGAATCCTACAAGAACCTCGAAGATCAGCACTCCAGCTACAACGTTATCCCAG gTAAGCAGGGCCAGTGTGTGTTCCAGGGCCTGACCATGTTCGACCTGGCCGTCTGGTCTCCAAAGCCCTGTGTGACTTGTCTGTGTACCGGAGGGCGGGTGGTTTGTGACGAGATCACCTGTCCCATAATGCACTGCCATTTCCCCTTCACCCCCGCTGGGGAGTGCTGCCCCGTCTGCATGGAGTCAG TTCCCAACGACCCCGGCGATCCCGTGACCCAGGGGGAGATCCAGCGAATCCTCAGgcgggaggaagaggagcaccGCGAGGAAGAGGACCGCCTGAGGAAGAAGGATGAGGCGAGGAAGAATAAGAGAAGGCAGAGGAAGGAGCAGGCGGAGAAACAAAGGAAGATAGTGGAGgacaagaggaaggaagagCACGAGGCGCTAAGGctgcaggtggagagagaggaggaggagtggaagaggctggtggaggagctggagaagaagagactggagaagaagagacaggttGAGGAAGACAGGAGGCAGAAGGAGTCAGCGGAGAGAGAAGCTAGGGAGAAGGAATGGAAGctagaggaggaaaggaggtgGCAGGAAGAGAGGCTGAGGGAGGAACTTCTGGCTctagtggaggaagaggaagaggagctggaggaggaggtagaagaggaggtagaggaggaggtgtgGCTGAGAGGAGATGTGTTTAAGATGCCCCTAAAAGAACCTGAAGAAGAAGTAGATCTCTTTCCTGCTCCGATACCAAGACCTCCTGCTGCGACAGAGAACGAGCTGGAGGAGATGGAAGCGGAGGCGGAGGAGGcagaagaggaaggggaggaaggggaggagagggaggtggtggtggtgaacAGAGGAAGACTCCCTCCAGGCTGCCAGATCTCTGATGCCACTCTGGAATGTGACAACGCCAAACTCACCTACTTCCCTCCTCTATCCATACCTGAGCTCAGGTCTCTCAGTCTGGAGG GCAACAACATCGCCAGCATCCCAGCAGAAGCCTTCAACGGCATCCCCAACCTGGAATGGATCAACCTGAAGAAAAACATGCTCACCTCTAACAGCATTGATGCTAAAGCCTTCAAA ggtctGAAGATGCTAAGGCGTCTGTACTTGGACGGGAACCTTCTGGAAGCCGTGCCCGCTGACCTGCCACCCAGCCTGCAGGAGCTGAAGATCAGTGAGAATAGACTGAGAGGAATCCATGACAACAGCTTCCAAG ATCTGAGCAGCCTGGTGATTCTGGAGTTGGAGGGAAATCTGCTGAGTGAGGGGAATGTAAATCCTCTGGCCTTCGCACCCCTCATCCAGCTCTCCTACCTCCGACTGGGCAGGAACCACTTCCGCACCGTACCACAAGGCCTTCCCACATCACTGCtg GAGCTGTACTTGGAGAACAACCTGATCGAGGAAATCTCAGAGACAGTTTTCAATCAGACCCAAAGCCTGAACGTGGTTTCTCTGAGACACAACAGGCTGGACGAGACCAAGATCGCCCCGCTGGCCTGGTTCAACCACAG AAATCTGGAGTCCATCGACCTTTCACATAATGACCTTTACCTGGTTCCATCATACCTGCCCAGATCTCTGGTCCACTTGGTGCTGTTGGGGAACAACATAGAGAGGATACCTG GTTACGTGTTCGCCCACATGGACCCTGGGTTAGAGTACCTCTACCTCTCTTACAACAAGCTTGATGGGGAGGCAGTGGAGCCCGAGTCGTTCTTCGGCTCGTACCACTCCATGGTGGAGCTGTGTCTGGATCACAACCAGCTGATCTCTGTCCCGTCTGGCATCAACGAGATGACCAACTTACACTTCCTCAgactcaacaacaacaagatcAG GAGTATCCCTGACGAAGGAATCTGTGACCCACACCACAGCGGAGACTCCACTCTGGTGGCTCTGAGACTGGAAAACAACTACATCGACCCCCAGAGGATCTCCCCCACAGCCTTCTCCTGTGTACGCTCCTCCTCCAGTGTGGTCTTAAGACCCCAGAAAACCAAGTGA
- the ecm2 gene encoding extracellular matrix protein 2 isoform X1, giving the protein MRWWLVATSLWLLVVLTVSDAQARIRPRNQDGEIRRGKRKRDGHGPRGARGGQPKPFKIRLVPGPSVTAEPGEKQRNTLFLESYKNLEDQHSSYNVIPGKQGQCVFQGLTMFDLAVWSPKPCVTCLCTGGRVVCDEITCPIMHCHFPFTPAGECCPVCMESDPDLSLDLSGDSPVPNDPGDPVTQGEIQRILRREEEEHREEEDRLRKKDEARKNKRRQRKEQAEKQRKIVEDKRKEEHEALRLQVEREEEEWKRLVEELEKKRLEKKRQVEEDRRQKESAEREAREKEWKLEEERRWQEERLREELLALVEEEEEELEEEVEEEVEEEVWLRGDVFKMPLKEPEEEVDLFPAPIPRPPAATENELEEMEAEAEEAEEEGEEGEEREVVVVNRGRLPPGCQISDATLECDNAKLTYFPPLSIPELRSLSLEGNNIASIPAEAFNGIPNLEWINLKKNMLTSNSIDAKAFKGLKMLRRLYLDGNLLEAVPADLPPSLQELKISENRLRGIHDNSFQDLSSLVILELEGNLLSEGNVNPLAFAPLIQLSYLRLGRNHFRTVPQGLPTSLLELYLENNLIEEISETVFNQTQSLNVVSLRHNRLDETKIAPLAWFNHRNLESIDLSHNDLYLVPSYLPRSLVHLVLLGNNIERIPGYVFAHMDPGLEYLYLSYNKLDGEAVEPESFFGSYHSMVELCLDHNQLISVPSGINEMTNLHFLRLNNNKIRSIPDEGICDPHHSGDSTLVALRLENNYIDPQRISPTAFSCVRSSSSVVLRPQKTK; this is encoded by the exons ATGAGGTGGTGGCTGGTAGCGACCAGTTTGTGGCTGCTAGTGGTCCTGACCGTCTCGGACGCCCAGGCCAGGATCAGACCTCGCAACCAGGACGGTGAGATCCGCcgggggaagaggaagagggacgGACACG GTCCACGGGGTGCCAGAGGTGGGCAACCTAAACCTTTCAAGATCAGACTGGTTCCTGGTCCCAGCGTCACAGCGGAGCCTGGAGAGAAGCAAAGAAACACTCTGTTCCTGGAATCCTACAAGAACCTCGAAGATCAGCACTCCAGCTACAACGTTATCCCAG gTAAGCAGGGCCAGTGTGTGTTCCAGGGCCTGACCATGTTCGACCTGGCCGTCTGGTCTCCAAAGCCCTGTGTGACTTGTCTGTGTACCGGAGGGCGGGTGGTTTGTGACGAGATCACCTGTCCCATAATGCACTGCCATTTCCCCTTCACCCCCGCTGGGGAGTGCTGCCCCGTCTGCATGGAGTCAG ACCCTGACCTCAGCCTTGACCTTTCTGGTGACTCCCCAGTTCCCAACGACCCCGGCGATCCCGTGACCCAGGGGGAGATCCAGCGAATCCTCAGgcgggaggaagaggagcaccGCGAGGAAGAGGACCGCCTGAGGAAGAAGGATGAGGCGAGGAAGAATAAGAGAAGGCAGAGGAAGGAGCAGGCGGAGAAACAAAGGAAGATAGTGGAGgacaagaggaaggaagagCACGAGGCGCTAAGGctgcaggtggagagagaggaggaggagtggaagaggctggtggaggagctggagaagaagagactggagaagaagagacaggttGAGGAAGACAGGAGGCAGAAGGAGTCAGCGGAGAGAGAAGCTAGGGAGAAGGAATGGAAGctagaggaggaaaggaggtgGCAGGAAGAGAGGCTGAGGGAGGAACTTCTGGCTctagtggaggaagaggaagaggagctggaggaggaggtagaagaggaggtagaggaggaggtgtgGCTGAGAGGAGATGTGTTTAAGATGCCCCTAAAAGAACCTGAAGAAGAAGTAGATCTCTTTCCTGCTCCGATACCAAGACCTCCTGCTGCGACAGAGAACGAGCTGGAGGAGATGGAAGCGGAGGCGGAGGAGGcagaagaggaaggggaggaaggggaggagagggaggtggtggtggtgaacAGAGGAAGACTCCCTCCAGGCTGCCAGATCTCTGATGCCACTCTGGAATGTGACAACGCCAAACTCACCTACTTCCCTCCTCTATCCATACCTGAGCTCAGGTCTCTCAGTCTGGAGG GCAACAACATCGCCAGCATCCCAGCAGAAGCCTTCAACGGCATCCCCAACCTGGAATGGATCAACCTGAAGAAAAACATGCTCACCTCTAACAGCATTGATGCTAAAGCCTTCAAA ggtctGAAGATGCTAAGGCGTCTGTACTTGGACGGGAACCTTCTGGAAGCCGTGCCCGCTGACCTGCCACCCAGCCTGCAGGAGCTGAAGATCAGTGAGAATAGACTGAGAGGAATCCATGACAACAGCTTCCAAG ATCTGAGCAGCCTGGTGATTCTGGAGTTGGAGGGAAATCTGCTGAGTGAGGGGAATGTAAATCCTCTGGCCTTCGCACCCCTCATCCAGCTCTCCTACCTCCGACTGGGCAGGAACCACTTCCGCACCGTACCACAAGGCCTTCCCACATCACTGCtg GAGCTGTACTTGGAGAACAACCTGATCGAGGAAATCTCAGAGACAGTTTTCAATCAGACCCAAAGCCTGAACGTGGTTTCTCTGAGACACAACAGGCTGGACGAGACCAAGATCGCCCCGCTGGCCTGGTTCAACCACAG AAATCTGGAGTCCATCGACCTTTCACATAATGACCTTTACCTGGTTCCATCATACCTGCCCAGATCTCTGGTCCACTTGGTGCTGTTGGGGAACAACATAGAGAGGATACCTG GTTACGTGTTCGCCCACATGGACCCTGGGTTAGAGTACCTCTACCTCTCTTACAACAAGCTTGATGGGGAGGCAGTGGAGCCCGAGTCGTTCTTCGGCTCGTACCACTCCATGGTGGAGCTGTGTCTGGATCACAACCAGCTGATCTCTGTCCCGTCTGGCATCAACGAGATGACCAACTTACACTTCCTCAgactcaacaacaacaagatcAG GAGTATCCCTGACGAAGGAATCTGTGACCCACACCACAGCGGAGACTCCACTCTGGTGGCTCTGAGACTGGAAAACAACTACATCGACCCCCAGAGGATCTCCCCCACAGCCTTCTCCTGTGTACGCTCCTCCTCCAGTGTGGTCTTAAGACCCCAGAAAACCAAGTGA